From the genome of Bacteroidota bacterium:
CAGTGTGTTCTCATCGGTGAAAGAACGGTGCAGCAGCGATGCCACTATTATCACCTATCCGGTAAAAGTAGGACCCGGAGCAAATGCATTGATCGATGTGGTGAAAATGAAACTGCTTCGTTTTATCCCCAATGGGACTGGAAAATATACTGAAGAAGATCTCCCTGCCGATTTGAAAGAGAAAACCTCACAGCTTCATGAAGAACTGATTGAAAAAATTGCAGAATCCGACGAAGCAATGATGGACAAGTTTTTTACAAACGGTACACTGAGCGATGAAGAAATCAGAAAAGGATTACATCAAGCGCTTGTTGATCGAAAAATTTATCCAACATTTGCCGTTTCGTCTACGACAAATGTCGGTGCATTAAATTTATTGGAGTTCATATCAAATTATTGCCCGACTCCTGCGGAAATCCAGACGGTGAAAGCAACCGACATCAATACTCAAAAAGAGATTGATGTGAAGATCGACGATGCAAGTCCTGCATCGTTGTTTGTCTATAAAACAGTGTCCGAACATCATGTCGGCGAACTTTCGTTCTTTAAAGTCTATTCCGGTGCGATTCTTCCCGGGATGGACATGGTGAATGAATCCAACGGAAAACCGGAACGTCTTGGCCAAGTATTTGTTATGAATGGACGGGAGAGGAAAGAAATTGCAAAATTGCATGCCGGTGACCTTGGTGCAGTAGTTAAATTGAAAGATACTCATACCAATAATACGCTCAGTACAAAGTCGTTTCCTGTTATTTACAATCCCATTGTCTTTCCGGAGCCGGTTATTACCGAAGCGATCATTCCCAAAACAAAAGGGGAAGAAGATAAAATCGGCAGCGGATTGCATACGCTCCATGAAGAAGATCCAACATTTGTGTACAAGGTCGATCCCGAGATCAAGCAAACGGTTGTTTCCGGACAGGGAGAACTCCATTTAGCAATCATTATCCGGCGTTTGAAAGAGAAGTTTGGTGTGGAAGTCGAATTGATTGAACCGCGCATTCCCTTTAGAGAAACGATTAGAGGTGTTGCACCCGATGTAGAATTTAAACACAAAAAACAATCGGGCGGCAGAGGACAGTATGGACATGTGCATATTAAAATTGAACCGAGAAGACGGGGTGAAGGATTTGAATTTGAGGATGCTGTCGTTGGAGGCGTTGTTCCCGGCAAATTTATTCCTGCCGTTGAAAGAGGTGTTTCAGAAACATTGGAACATGGGATTATCGCTGGTTATCGGGTAATCGATGTAAAAGTGACGCTGTTCGATGGTTCGTATCACGATGTTGATTCCGATGATATGTCGTTTAGGATTGCAGGATCACAGGCATTTAAGAAAGGATTTAAGGAAGCAAAACCTGTATTGCTTGAGCCATTATATGAGCTTGAAGTGACTGTCCCTGATGATCATATGGGAGACGTGATGGGAGATCTTTCAAGCCGTCGAGGAAAAATTATCGGAATGGATACCGATGGGTCCCACCAAGTCATTAAAGCGTCTGTACCTTTAAAAGAATTGTATCACTATTCCACAACACTCCGCTCTATGACTCAAGGGCGTGGAATCCATCGTCAAAAATTCTCTCACTATGATGAAGTCCCGAGGGAAGTTGCCGATAAAATTATTCAGGAATATGAAAAGAGTCGACATGGTGAAGAATAATTCCTGAATGAATTATAAGACAATTTTTTCCAATTTTGTCACCTTAGCCTTTGGGGAGATTTCTTCAAAGGCTTTTGGTTTTTTATTGGCTGAAAGAATTTGTTGTTCATTTCATATTTTCCGTGATGGTATTCTGGTCATGGATGCTTGTACGACATCTGTGATTACCGCGATTGAATCGAAAGTATTAAGGATTGTATGAAAGAAATTTTCATAAATTTTTCACAATTGGCAGCATCAGAACTTATGGCAAAAGCTCTGGGTTTTGTTACAATGGTTTATCTTGCACGGATATTGGGTGCGGAAGCGTTCGGCTTGTACGGATTTGTAGGAGCACTGTCGACCTATGCGGTTCTCTTTTCTAATTTTGGGATTGAACAATATTCTACAAGACAATTATCGTCCAATACGGCACAGGCAAGCAGCGTCGTAATCACATCGGTCATTGGAAGCCGTGTAGCACTCTCCCTGATTTTTTCAGTGGTCTTTGTTGTCGGCGGATATTTTTACGCAAACAATATATCAGAACAATTATTGTTCCTCTTTCAATCTCTTTCTATCGTGGCGTTTGCGTTTAATCTCCAATTTTTTCTTGTTGCAACAAAATCTATCTCCTTTCTTTCAGTCATGAAAGGTGGAGTAGCATTGGGTGTCTGTCTATTGACGGTATTATTCATTCATAACACAAACGATCTTGCATTTGTGTCATTGATTAGCGGAGTAGTTACGTTGGCGGTTTTCATTATAGGTGCAGGATATTTATATTCGAAGAACAAATGGGCGATCTCTTTACCTTCATTTAGAAATTGTATTGACCTTGTCACACGGGCTGCCCCCCTTGGATTTGCAGTGTTTATGATCCAGATTTACCGAAGTGCAGATATTATCTTTCTAGGATTTACAAATCCGGGGACGGAATTGGGATATTATACAGGAGCGTACAGAATCATTACCGTGCTGACGTTATTGCCGGGAATATTGTATCTTACCTATGTTCCGTATTTGGCAAAGATCACTGCAGGATTCTTTCTCTCACATCACACGCGTCAGTATATCTCTCTGCTGGTAGTTTCCGGTACATTGATATCTGCGGGATGTTTTTATTTTTCCGATCTGATCGTTTTGTTAGTGCTCGGTCAAGATTACCTTCCTGCATCTGATGTTTTTAGAGTGCTCCTGATTAACGTCTATCTTGTGTATTTGAATATTGCATTTGCCCATTTGCTGATTGCGTGGGACCAGCACAAGAAGTACTTATTTGTCGTATCGACTGGTGCAGGTATCAATATTTTCTCTAATATTCTTCTCATTCCTTCGTACGGTATTATGGGAGCTGCAATCGCAACCGTCTTTGCGGAGTTTGCTGTTCTCATCGTTTCGCTCTATTACCATTATCGCCTGCACGGTCTGTTCGCAATGAAAGGTTCTGTATAGTGAAATACGACTTTCTCATAGTGGGAGCAGGGCTTGCCGGCTGCGTTTTGGCTGAGCGGTTGGCATCACAATGCGATAAAAGAATATTGCTTATCGACAAGCGGAATCATATCGGAGGCAATGCGTATGATTCAGTAAATGAAGTTGGGATCAGAATTCATCATTATGGACCGCATTTGTTTCATACGAATGACGAACGTATTGTACGATATCTTTCACAATTTACCGAATGGCATCCATATGAACACCGCGTGATGTCTTTTGTTAACGGCATGTTGGTGCCCATGCCTATCAATCGACTGACCGTCAATCAACTCTTTGGGCTTCAAATGACAAGGGATGAAGAAGTAAAAGATTTTTTCGATCGGGAAAAGGAAACACCGCAAGTCATCCAAAACTCAGAAGATGTTGTTATATCGAATGTCGGCAGGAAATTGTATGAGTTATTATATAAGGGATATACAACCAAACATTGGGGGATCGATCCGTCCCGATTGGCACCATCCGTTTGTGCACGGCTACCTGTGCGGACGAATGATGACAGCCGGTATTTTGACGATCGGTTTCAGATGATGCCTTTGCATGGTTACAGTGAAATGTTTAAGGCAATGACATTACACAAGAACATTTCCATTGTGCCGAATACGGAGTTTAAGGATATCTCTTCCTCAACATTCGATCGTTTGATATTTACCGGTCCCATTGACGAATATTTCGAATATATGTTCGGAAAACTTCCATATCGTTCGTTGCGTTTTGAATTTGAAACTTATAATCAAGAGTATTATCAACAAGTTGCTCAAATAAATTATCCAAATGATTTTGAATTTACACGCATTACAGAGTTCAAACGTATAACGGGACAACAAAACACGAAAACCACAATTGCCAAAGAATTTTCACATGCTGAAGGCGATCCATATTATCCGATACCAAATGACGAGAATACAATCATTTATCATAATTATACCAAAGAAGCTGAGAAACTATCTACAGTTTATTTTGTGGGGCGGTTAGCAACTTATCGATATTATAATATGGATCAAGTGACTGCGCAGGCATTAAAAATGTTTGAGGATATAGCACTGGGGAAATGATGAAAGAACAAGTTAACGAAAAAATTGCCGTGGTTGTTGTTACATACAACAGGCTTACCTTGTTGAAGGAATGTATAAGTGCCTTAGGGTCTCAATCACGAAAACCGGATGACATTATTGTCGTCAATAATTCAAGTACAGATGGAACGTTTGAATGGTTAATGGGACAAAAGTACCTTAGCGTAATAACACAGGAAAATTTTGGAAGTGCTGGAGGACAATACACTGGTATAAAATTAGCATTTGAAAGAAGCTATGATTGGATTTGGTGTATGGATGATGATACTATTCCCACAGAATATGCTTTGGAAGAACTGATTAAAATTGTTTGGGCAAAAAAAAATGAAAAGATAGGATTTCTTGCCAGTAAAGTATTGTGGACAGATAGCACTCCTCATAAAATGAACCTGCCATTGTATTTCCACAATAAGAATATCTGGAATTATATTGGAGAAGATAAATACTCCTTTGGTATTCATAAAATTGATCTAAATTCATTTGTCAGTTGTTTGTTCAATAGAGATGCAATTCAACATGTAGGTTATCCTGATAAACGGTTTTTTATTTGGTTTGATGATGTTGAATATACATCTCGTTTTAAGTGTTTTAATAATTACTATGTCAGCAGCAGTGTTGTTTATCATAAAACCAAAGAAAACACTGTGGGAAATTTATTGCACCCAGGAAAAGAGTTAGAAACTAAAATGTATTATGGATTGAGGAACTTTTTCTATTTTTACAGAGAATACAATAAATATATTTTGTTGAAATTTGTTTTGAAATTTATCTTGGTTAACAGCGTAAACCTAATACAAAATAAAACTACAATAAATGTCGTTATTAATTCATTTTCAAGGATGCTAAAAGGGTATAGAGGGGAAATGGATAGTTTAATTTAATTATTAATTATGGAAAAAATTAAAATCTGTCATGTTGTGAATATTATTACCGGCAAGAGTGACGGAGTATATACACATCTAAAAATGCTCTTCAAGTATCTTGATAAGAATAAATATCAGCAATATCTCGTGTTTCAAGGAGGTTCTATTATTGAAGAAGAGGCAAAAAATTTGGGAGTTATTGTTTCTTCATTGCCTTCGATGAAAAAGAAATTATCAGTTAACACTTTTATTGATCTGTACAGATTTCTCAAAAGAAATGAGATATCAATCATTCAAGCCCATTTGATTAAGCCGTATATTTTTGTCGGTATTGTAAATCTTTTTTTGAGAAGAAAAGCAATATTTAATTACAATGGAAGTTTTATCAATGTTCCTATGTATTACAATGTGATTGAAAGAACTCTTTATAGAATTCTCCATTATATCGTCTATGCAATTCGGAGTTACAATATAGTATTAGTTCCCTCGAAGAAATCCAAAGAAATATTACTGGAGGAATCGCATTATTTTGCTCCAATAGAAGTTTATTACAATGGTTGCATACTTGATGAAAATGTTACAATACTAGATGCACAAATTAACAGCAAAATAAATCAACTAGCAGCGAATAAATATAAGATTGGAATAATTGGGAGATTTGAACCACAAAAACGAGTTGATCTTGCAATAGAAGTTATCCGCAAACTTCTGTTGCAACGAAGTGATGCGCACTTCTTTTTTCTCGGCGATGGATCACTTGAAGAAGATATACGTCAGCAAATAATTACAAAACAATTGACAGAGCGGGTATCGATGTTGGGTTTTGTGCCAAATGTAAAAAAGTATATCGGATTATTTG
Proteins encoded in this window:
- the fusA gene encoding elongation factor G yields the protein MSQNNNQREYTSQQIRTIALIGHGGSGKTTFSEAALFSTGITNRQGRIEDGNTVSDYHPDEIERKISINSSLLTTDVNNIKINILDTPGYTDFTGEVKASLRVCDSAVTFVRAFEGVEVGTELVWEYVKEYKLPSLFVINKIDGDNSNFDSVFSSVKERCSSDATIITYPVKVGPGANALIDVVKMKLLRFIPNGTGKYTEEDLPADLKEKTSQLHEELIEKIAESDEAMMDKFFTNGTLSDEEIRKGLHQALVDRKIYPTFAVSSTTNVGALNLLEFISNYCPTPAEIQTVKATDINTQKEIDVKIDDASPASLFVYKTVSEHHVGELSFFKVYSGAILPGMDMVNESNGKPERLGQVFVMNGRERKEIAKLHAGDLGAVVKLKDTHTNNTLSTKSFPVIYNPIVFPEPVITEAIIPKTKGEEDKIGSGLHTLHEEDPTFVYKVDPEIKQTVVSGQGELHLAIIIRRLKEKFGVEVELIEPRIPFRETIRGVAPDVEFKHKKQSGGRGQYGHVHIKIEPRRRGEGFEFEDAVVGGVVPGKFIPAVERGVSETLEHGIIAGYRVIDVKVTLFDGSYHDVDSDDMSFRIAGSQAFKKGFKEAKPVLLEPLYELEVTVPDDHMGDVMGDLSSRRGKIIGMDTDGSHQVIKASVPLKELYHYSTTLRSMTQGRGIHRQKFSHYDEVPREVADKIIQEYEKSRHGEE
- a CDS encoding flippase — protein: MKEIFINFSQLAASELMAKALGFVTMVYLARILGAEAFGLYGFVGALSTYAVLFSNFGIEQYSTRQLSSNTAQASSVVITSVIGSRVALSLIFSVVFVVGGYFYANNISEQLLFLFQSLSIVAFAFNLQFFLVATKSISFLSVMKGGVALGVCLLTVLFIHNTNDLAFVSLISGVVTLAVFIIGAGYLYSKNKWAISLPSFRNCIDLVTRAAPLGFAVFMIQIYRSADIIFLGFTNPGTELGYYTGAYRIITVLTLLPGILYLTYVPYLAKITAGFFLSHHTRQYISLLVVSGTLISAGCFYFSDLIVLLVLGQDYLPASDVFRVLLINVYLVYLNIAFAHLLIAWDQHKKYLFVVSTGAGINIFSNILLIPSYGIMGAAIATVFAEFAVLIVSLYYHYRLHGLFAMKGSV
- the glf gene encoding UDP-galactopyranose mutase, which encodes MKYDFLIVGAGLAGCVLAERLASQCDKRILLIDKRNHIGGNAYDSVNEVGIRIHHYGPHLFHTNDERIVRYLSQFTEWHPYEHRVMSFVNGMLVPMPINRLTVNQLFGLQMTRDEEVKDFFDREKETPQVIQNSEDVVISNVGRKLYELLYKGYTTKHWGIDPSRLAPSVCARLPVRTNDDSRYFDDRFQMMPLHGYSEMFKAMTLHKNISIVPNTEFKDISSSTFDRLIFTGPIDEYFEYMFGKLPYRSLRFEFETYNQEYYQQVAQINYPNDFEFTRITEFKRITGQQNTKTTIAKEFSHAEGDPYYPIPNDENTIIYHNYTKEAEKLSTVYFVGRLATYRYYNMDQVTAQALKMFEDIALGK
- a CDS encoding glycosyltransferase family 2 protein — its product is MKEQVNEKIAVVVVTYNRLTLLKECISALGSQSRKPDDIIVVNNSSTDGTFEWLMGQKYLSVITQENFGSAGGQYTGIKLAFERSYDWIWCMDDDTIPTEYALEELIKIVWAKKNEKIGFLASKVLWTDSTPHKMNLPLYFHNKNIWNYIGEDKYSFGIHKIDLNSFVSCLFNRDAIQHVGYPDKRFFIWFDDVEYTSRFKCFNNYYVSSSVVYHKTKENTVGNLLHPGKELETKMYYGLRNFFYFYREYNKYILLKFVLKFILVNSVNLIQNKTTINVVINSFSRMLKGYRGEMDSLI
- a CDS encoding glycosyltransferase, producing the protein MEKIKICHVVNIITGKSDGVYTHLKMLFKYLDKNKYQQYLVFQGGSIIEEEAKNLGVIVSSLPSMKKKLSVNTFIDLYRFLKRNEISIIQAHLIKPYIFVGIVNLFLRRKAIFNYNGSFINVPMYYNVIERTLYRILHYIVYAIRSYNIVLVPSKKSKEILLEESHYFAPIEVYYNGCILDENVTILDAQINSKINQLAANKYKIGIIGRFEPQKRVDLAIEVIRKLLLQRSDAHFFFLGDGSLEEDIRQQIITKQLTERVSMLGFVPNVKKYIGLFDILLITSDWEGMPLIMWESMAKGVPIVATDVGGIREIIVEEECGKVYERQNVQQAVTCLNELLNNKLLRERMGENGKKAIAEKYNEKEFSKRFDEIYNSVLHS